From Mycolicibacterium nivoides, a single genomic window includes:
- a CDS encoding WhiB family transcriptional regulator: MAKPESNWRELATCQFIDPEMFFPLKGGSTEAPKRVCNTMCDVREQCLEAAMREEYGMCKTLRFGIRGGLVPDSRYALAVERGEFVGKSEWEIHGEAA; the protein is encoded by the coding sequence TTGGCGAAACCGGAATCGAACTGGCGGGAGCTTGCGACCTGCCAGTTCATTGACCCCGAAATGTTCTTCCCGCTTAAGGGTGGATCGACAGAAGCGCCTAAGCGCGTCTGCAACACCATGTGCGACGTGCGGGAGCAGTGCCTAGAGGCCGCGATGCGTGAGGAATACGGCATGTGCAAAACCTTGCGCTTCGGAATCCGAGGCGGGTTAGTGCCGGACAGTCGGTACGCGCTGGCTGTGGAGCGCGGCGAGTTCGTCGGTAAGAGCGAGTGGGAAATTCACGGAGAGGCTGCGTAA
- a CDS encoding WhiB family transcriptional regulator, which produces MYSVNQRVGVEMRFHANAINRGSAFSIPVTNVSGVRSKLIPELDIPDLPGAACKGTVIDADDDPFFPKAGAGGRKQVAEARVVCNGCPAKRKCLDAALDWDRAHPDYFDRTQGVWGGTTEAERREILKEESNAA; this is translated from the coding sequence GTGTATTCAGTCAACCAGCGTGTAGGTGTTGAAATGCGGTTCCACGCTAATGCGATTAATCGCGGAAGTGCGTTCAGCATTCCCGTCACCAATGTAAGCGGTGTGCGCAGCAAGCTTATCCCTGAACTGGATATTCCTGATCTGCCGGGAGCGGCCTGCAAAGGGACTGTCATCGACGCTGACGACGACCCGTTCTTTCCTAAGGCGGGGGCTGGCGGGCGTAAGCAGGTCGCGGAGGCCCGCGTCGTATGCAACGGCTGCCCGGCTAAACGGAAGTGCCTAGACGCGGCGCTCGATTGGGACCGCGCACACCCTGACTATTTCGACCGCACGCAAGGCGTTTGGGGCGGAACCACGGAAGCGGAGCGCCGGGAAATCCTTAAGGAGGAAAGCAATGCGGCTTAA